From a single Coriobacteriaceae bacterium genomic region:
- a CDS encoding ABC transporter ATP-binding protein produces the protein MASSELARKRQKALSARAELRAERLLRAESNLETPVETQADGAPLFRISDLSAGYDKKVVVEGVDLEVRAGDVVALIGPNGSGKSTILKTITRHLAPLAGAVELDGQEISRWKTAEFARNLAVMLTDRPRTELLTCRDIVEAGRHPYTGRMGTLTPDDHNRVDEAMKTAHVEKLAERDFMQISDGQRQRVMLARAIAQDPRVLVLDEPTSYLDIRYQIDLLRILRHLAKSRNVAVIMSIHELELAQKSADKVICVKDGRVFRAGAPEDIFTRETIGELYGLQHGTFNERFGSVEIGRPHGDAHTFVIAGAGTGSAVFRQLIRQGKAFYAGILHEGDIDCELARDLATECVAERAFEPIGDKTIARAKELLVHCARLIVCPAAFGTINARNAELVEFARSHGIEVMQACEGASEDSQLEWE, from the coding sequence TTGGCCAGTTCTGAGCTCGCACGAAAGCGCCAGAAGGCACTTTCGGCTCGTGCGGAACTGCGCGCGGAACGCCTCCTTCGAGCGGAGTCGAACCTCGAAACCCCGGTAGAAACGCAGGCTGACGGAGCACCGCTTTTCCGCATAAGCGACCTGTCGGCTGGCTACGACAAGAAGGTCGTAGTCGAAGGCGTCGATCTGGAGGTTCGCGCGGGCGACGTAGTGGCGCTCATCGGGCCGAACGGCTCGGGCAAGTCGACCATCTTGAAAACCATCACACGCCATCTGGCACCGCTTGCCGGCGCGGTCGAGCTCGACGGGCAGGAGATTTCCCGATGGAAGACGGCGGAGTTCGCAAGGAACCTTGCCGTTATGCTGACAGATCGCCCCCGGACCGAGCTCCTCACCTGCCGCGATATCGTAGAGGCGGGAAGGCATCCCTACACCGGGCGAATGGGCACACTCACGCCCGACGACCATAATCGGGTCGACGAGGCCATGAAAACCGCACATGTGGAAAAGCTTGCCGAGCGCGACTTCATGCAGATAAGCGACGGGCAACGCCAGCGCGTCATGCTCGCACGCGCCATCGCGCAGGATCCGCGCGTGCTCGTGCTCGACGAGCCCACGTCGTATCTCGATATCCGCTACCAGATCGACCTGCTACGAATACTTCGCCACCTTGCGAAATCGCGGAATGTTGCTGTCATCATGTCCATCCACGAACTCGAGCTCGCGCAGAAAAGCGCCGACAAGGTGATTTGCGTGAAGGACGGCCGGGTCTTCCGCGCCGGCGCACCCGAGGACATATTCACGCGCGAGACGATTGGCGAGCTCTACGGCCTTCAACATGGCACCTTCAACGAGCGCTTCGGCAGCGTGGAAATTGGGCGCCCGCACGGCGATGCGCACACGTTCGTCATCGCCGGCGCAGGTACGGGGTCAGCTGTGTTTCGCCAGCTCATCCGGCAGGGCAAGGCGTTCTACGCGGGCATTCTGCACGAAGGGGACATCGACTGCGAGCTCGCGCGCGACCTGGCGACGGAATGCGTGGCCGAGCGCGCCTTCGAGCCGATCGGGGATAAAACCATAGCCCGCGCCAAAGAGCTCCTCGTCCACTGCGCGCGCCTTATCGTGTGCCCCGCCGCCTTCGGCACCATAAACGCCCGCAACGCAGAGCTCGTCGAGTTCGCACGATCGCATGGTATCGAGGTCATGCAAGCGTGCGAAGGCGCATCGGAGGATTCCCAATTGGAGTGGGAATGA
- a CDS encoding TetR/AcrR family transcriptional regulator — translation MATSKPRLDRRIVRSRNAILSAFERLLMEKPLADITVSAIAREANVDRKTFYVHFGTVDGLLDAIAVDVVEMIVDSVEKTLASMDGDTNERALGAAATFFKTVNEALCNNLVLNRQLIENIPLDDFMARLRAPLEHEIAERDLLPQGLKDEMFDYYLSFLLSGIIGIYRTWALSDGSVPIERVSEVANDLTLNGLSSLESRLD, via the coding sequence ATGGCAACCAGCAAACCGCGTCTTGATCGTCGCATCGTTCGCAGCCGTAATGCCATCCTTTCGGCTTTCGAGCGCCTGCTCATGGAAAAGCCGCTGGCAGACATTACGGTGAGTGCTATTGCGCGCGAGGCCAATGTCGACCGCAAGACCTTTTACGTTCACTTTGGTACGGTTGACGGCCTGCTCGATGCCATTGCCGTCGATGTGGTGGAGATGATTGTCGACTCGGTCGAGAAAACGCTTGCTTCAATGGACGGCGACACCAACGAGCGCGCTCTTGGCGCGGCGGCGACCTTCTTTAAAACCGTTAACGAGGCACTGTGCAACAACTTGGTGCTTAATCGTCAACTTATCGAGAACATTCCGCTCGATGATTTTATGGCTCGTCTTCGTGCGCCGCTCGAGCACGAGATTGCCGAGCGCGATCTGCTGCCTCAAGGTCTCAAGGACGAGATGTTCGACTATTATCTGTCGTTTTTGCTGTCGGGTATTATCGGTATCTATCGCACGTGGGCGCTGTCTGACGGCTCGGTTCCTATCGAGCGCGTCTCTGAGGTCGCCAACGACCTGACTCTCAACGGTCTGTCGAGTCTGGAATCTCGCTTGGATTAG
- a CDS encoding iron ABC transporter permease yields the protein MTYDESGRAARCRVVTALLAVVLIVLVGANLCIGSVLVPADHIPGILSGGAANSMESQVIWEIRLPRVLSAVLLGGALSLSGFLLQTFFNNPIADPFILGVSSGAKFVVALTMIVLLGANQAMSSPAMVAAAFLGSLITIGFVLLIARRLSSMAMLIVAGVMVGYICSAATNFLIAFADDQSIVNLHNWSLGSFSGSNWDDIAVIAVVVITVSACVFAISKPLSAFQLGEAYAKSVGVNVARFRVVLVLLASMLSACVTAFAGPVSFVGIAVPHLVKSALKSSKPIRVIPACFLGGAIFCAGCDLIARTLFSPVELSISAVTAIFGAPVVIALMLKKRVR from the coding sequence ATGACATACGACGAATCGGGGCGCGCCGCGCGGTGTCGCGTCGTGACGGCGCTGCTCGCTGTTGTCCTCATCGTGCTCGTCGGGGCCAACCTGTGCATCGGGAGCGTGCTCGTGCCCGCAGACCACATCCCCGGCATCCTTTCGGGCGGCGCGGCCAATTCCATGGAAAGCCAAGTCATCTGGGAGATTCGCCTGCCGCGCGTGCTTTCAGCCGTGCTTCTCGGCGGGGCACTTTCGCTCTCCGGGTTCCTGCTGCAGACGTTTTTTAACAACCCCATCGCCGACCCGTTCATCTTGGGCGTCTCCTCGGGCGCAAAGTTCGTCGTCGCGCTTACGATGATCGTGCTTCTGGGCGCGAACCAGGCCATGTCCTCGCCGGCCATGGTGGCCGCAGCGTTTCTGGGATCGCTTATCACCATCGGCTTCGTGCTCCTCATCGCACGGCGCTTAAGTTCCATGGCCATGCTCATCGTGGCGGGCGTCATGGTGGGATACATCTGCTCGGCGGCGACGAACTTTCTCATCGCCTTCGCCGACGACCAGTCCATCGTGAACCTGCACAACTGGTCTTTGGGCAGCTTCTCGGGTTCGAACTGGGACGACATCGCGGTCATCGCGGTCGTGGTGATTACCGTGAGCGCATGCGTATTCGCGATATCGAAGCCCCTTTCCGCCTTCCAGCTGGGAGAAGCCTACGCGAAAAGCGTCGGCGTGAACGTCGCACGCTTCCGCGTGGTGCTCGTCCTTCTAGCGAGCATGCTCTCCGCCTGCGTGACCGCGTTCGCTGGTCCGGTGTCGTTCGTAGGCATCGCGGTTCCGCATCTCGTTAAGTCGGCGCTGAAGTCGTCGAAGCCTATCCGCGTGATTCCTGCGTGCTTCTTGGGAGGCGCCATCTTTTGCGCGGGCTGCGATTTGATCGCGCGCACGCTGTTCTCCCCCGTCGAGCTTTCCATCAGCGCCGTCACCGCCATCTTCGGCGCGCCGGTGGTTATTGCACTCATGTTGAAGAAGCGGGTGAGGTAG